A region from the Pelagovum pacificum genome encodes:
- a CDS encoding RNA polymerase sigma factor: MKTSDEDLALAAAGGDGAAFALLLERQYDRLFSLCFRLTGSRAEAEDLTQDICAALPGKLSGYRRQAKVTTWLYRVAVNAAHDRRRRAATYVKATEGWGDWELTRQADNDESAERLDWLTRAMSALPDELRDTLALVLDEVTHAEAAEVLGVTEGTVSWRMSEIRKRLRALREKEEAE, from the coding sequence ATGAAGACGAGCGACGAGGACCTGGCCCTGGCGGCCGCCGGCGGTGACGGGGCGGCTTTCGCCCTGCTGCTCGAGCGGCAGTACGACCGGCTGTTCTCGCTCTGCTTCCGCCTCACCGGGTCCCGCGCCGAGGCCGAGGACCTGACACAGGACATCTGCGCCGCCCTGCCCGGCAAGCTGTCGGGCTATCGCCGTCAGGCGAAGGTGACGACGTGGCTCTACCGAGTCGCGGTCAACGCCGCCCACGACCGGCGTCGGCGCGCCGCGACCTACGTGAAGGCGACAGAGGGCTGGGGCGACTGGGAACTGACCCGGCAGGCCGACAACGACGAGTCGGCGGAGCGGCTCGACTGGCTGACCCGCGCAATGAGCGCCCTCCCCGACGAGTTGCGCGACACGCTCGCGCTGGTGCTCGACGAGGTGACCCATGCCGAGGCCGCCGAGGTGCTCGGCGTGACCGAGGGCACCGTCAGCTGGCGCATGTCCGAGATCCGCAAGCGCCTGCGCGCCCTGAGAGAGAAGGAGGAGGCGGAATGA
- a CDS encoding Zn-dependent alcohol dehydrogenase gives MARTRAAVCHAFGAPLSVEEVELRAPVVNEIEVRLEAVAICHSDISYAEGAWGGDLPAVFGHEAAGRVTAVGPGVTAFKPGDRVVVTLIRACDSCIQCATGHPALCETPRPAESGPLSMPDGSALKQAMSCGAFAERMVVDQSQAVVVGDDVGADVAALLSCGVITGVGAVVNAGGLRAGQDAVVIGAGGVGLNAIQGARIAGARRIVAVDLSEGKLAVARDFGATDTVLASDPAPWDRVHEAIGRLADAVFVSVGVTIAYDAAPNYITSGGKVVMIGLPHSGHFSSYQPVNIASYGQSMIGSKMGDVVIRRDIPWMVDLYQQGRLKLDELISRTWTLDQINEAIADTKSGSARRNVILFSA, from the coding sequence ATGGCCAGAACCAGAGCCGCAGTCTGTCACGCCTTCGGCGCCCCGCTCTCCGTGGAGGAGGTCGAGCTGCGCGCGCCGGTGGTGAACGAGATCGAAGTCCGGCTCGAGGCCGTCGCGATCTGCCATTCCGACATCTCCTACGCCGAAGGGGCGTGGGGCGGCGACCTGCCGGCCGTCTTCGGGCACGAGGCGGCGGGCCGCGTGACCGCCGTCGGCCCCGGTGTGACCGCCTTCAAACCGGGCGACCGGGTCGTGGTCACGCTGATCCGCGCCTGCGACAGCTGCATCCAGTGCGCCACGGGTCATCCCGCGCTCTGCGAGACGCCGCGCCCGGCGGAAAGCGGGCCGCTGTCCATGCCGGACGGCTCGGCGCTGAAGCAGGCGATGTCCTGCGGCGCCTTCGCCGAGCGGATGGTCGTGGATCAGAGCCAGGCCGTCGTCGTGGGCGACGATGTCGGCGCGGACGTCGCCGCGCTCCTGTCCTGCGGTGTCATCACCGGCGTCGGGGCGGTGGTGAACGCGGGCGGTTTGCGGGCCGGGCAGGATGCCGTGGTGATCGGCGCCGGGGGCGTCGGCCTCAACGCGATCCAGGGCGCGCGCATCGCCGGCGCCCGCCGGATCGTCGCCGTGGACCTGTCGGAAGGCAAGCTCGCCGTCGCCCGCGATTTCGGCGCCACGGACACGGTGCTCGCCTCCGATCCCGCGCCGTGGGATCGGGTGCACGAGGCGATCGGGCGGCTGGCCGACGCGGTCTTCGTGTCGGTCGGTGTGACCATCGCCTACGACGCCGCGCCGAACTACATCACCTCCGGCGGCAAAGTCGTGATGATCGGCCTGCCCCATAGCGGGCACTTCTCATCCTACCAGCCGGTGAACATCGCCTCCTACGGGCAGTCGATGATCGGCTCGAAGATGGGCGACGTGGTGATCCGACGCGACATCCCGTGGATGGTCGATCTCTACCAGCAGGGCCGGCTGAAGCTGGACGAGCTGATCTCGCGCACCTGGACGCTCGACCAGATCAACGAGGCGATCGCCGACACGAAATCCGGCAGCGCCCGGCGCAATGTGATCCTGTTCTCCGCGTAG
- a CDS encoding lyase family protein, whose translation MSASPFDSSIYRDLLADRETARLFTDSAEVRAMLIVEGALARAQGAAGLIPEVSAAAIHRASLELQIDPGSLASGVDESAVPVPALVRRFRDEMQAPEHAQWVHYGATSQDIMDTALTLRLRQVLARTEERLTAVLTALAAQADTHAALPMTGRTYGQAAVPTSFGALAAAWGRPLVTLAEGLAPLKEQLLRVSLGGAAGTLSAMGAGGAQVRAELAQGLGLGDPGGSWHTARQPIAALSAFATQVTGALGKMGADLTLLGMTGIGEITLPASGASSTMPQKRNPVLPAALSALAAQTVGLNHTIQAAQVHTLQRDGSAWIGEWLALPQVCIAMNRALDIAATLAEGITPNADAMRAALSANHGLIHAEALSFHLAHHMPRPEAQARVKALCNRAVAEDRDLSDLAAETFPDQDLAPVFADEAALGLAPVDARNFASAARAAVSLLSGTAP comes from the coding sequence ATGTCCGCCTCTCCCTTCGACAGTTCGATCTACCGTGACCTCCTCGCCGACCGGGAGACCGCGCGCCTGTTCACCGACAGCGCCGAGGTCCGGGCGATGCTGATCGTCGAAGGCGCGCTCGCCCGCGCGCAGGGGGCCGCAGGACTGATCCCCGAAGTGTCCGCCGCCGCGATCCACCGCGCGTCGCTCGAGCTTCAGATCGACCCCGGCAGCCTCGCCTCCGGTGTCGACGAAAGCGCCGTGCCGGTCCCGGCCCTCGTCAGACGCTTCCGGGACGAGATGCAGGCGCCCGAACATGCCCAGTGGGTGCATTACGGTGCGACCAGTCAGGACATTATGGACACCGCGCTCACCCTGCGGCTGCGGCAGGTGCTGGCACGCACGGAGGAGCGTCTCACCGCCGTCCTGACCGCGCTGGCCGCACAGGCGGATACGCATGCCGCACTGCCGATGACCGGGCGCACCTATGGACAGGCCGCCGTGCCGACGTCCTTCGGCGCGCTCGCCGCCGCCTGGGGCCGGCCGCTCGTGACGCTGGCCGAAGGGCTCGCTCCGCTGAAAGAGCAGCTGCTGCGCGTCAGCCTCGGCGGTGCGGCGGGCACCCTGTCGGCCATGGGCGCGGGCGGTGCACAGGTGCGGGCCGAACTGGCGCAGGGCCTCGGCCTTGGCGATCCAGGCGGCAGCTGGCACACCGCGCGGCAGCCGATCGCCGCGCTCTCCGCCTTCGCCACGCAGGTGACCGGCGCGCTTGGCAAGATGGGCGCCGACCTGACGCTGCTTGGCATGACCGGCATCGGTGAAATCACCCTGCCCGCGTCCGGCGCCTCCTCAACCATGCCGCAGAAGCGCAACCCGGTTCTGCCGGCGGCGCTCTCGGCGCTCGCCGCGCAGACGGTCGGGCTCAACCACACGATACAGGCTGCGCAGGTCCACACGCTCCAGCGGGACGGCAGCGCGTGGATCGGCGAGTGGCTGGCGCTGCCGCAAGTCTGCATCGCGATGAACCGCGCGCTCGACATCGCCGCCACGCTGGCCGAGGGGATTACGCCGAACGCCGACGCGATGCGCGCCGCGCTATCCGCCAACCACGGACTGATCCACGCAGAAGCGCTGTCCTTCCACCTCGCCCACCACATGCCCCGCCCCGAGGCGCAGGCGCGGGTGAAGGCGCTCTGCAACCGGGCCGTTGCGGAGGATCGCGACCTGTCCGACCTCGCGGCGGAAACCTTCCCCGACCAAGACCTCGCCCCCGTCTTCGCGGACGAAGCCGCGCTTGGCCTCGCACCGGTCGACGCGCGCAATTTCGCGTCTGCCGCGCGGGCTGCCGTTTCGTTACTTTCCGGCACCGCCCCCTGA
- a CDS encoding alpha/beta fold hydrolase encodes MARILLVHGSCHGAWCWDLVLPRLRALGHDVEAIDLPGRLPDDPDPTLDDHARSISDACPEPTVLVGHSAGGYPITAAAEAGASVSRLIYLCAYVPRAGLGLADMRRLWPEQPLVPSIRLSEDRQRFTIDPGMVRHHFYADVPAPLAKDAAARLCPEPVVPQLTPLPATTRAEALPRRYIVCRQDNAIPPDFQREMSADWPRAHVTELDTSHSPFLSAPDRLAALLDRMATD; translated from the coding sequence TTGGCCCGTATCCTGCTGGTCCACGGAAGCTGCCACGGGGCATGGTGCTGGGACCTCGTCCTGCCGCGCCTCCGGGCCCTCGGCCACGACGTGGAGGCCATCGACCTGCCCGGCCGGCTTCCCGACGATCCCGACCCCACGCTCGACGATCACGCCCGCAGCATTTCCGACGCCTGTCCGGAACCGACCGTGCTGGTCGGCCATTCCGCCGGCGGCTACCCGATCACCGCCGCCGCAGAGGCCGGCGCGAGCGTGAGCCGCCTGATCTACCTCTGCGCCTACGTGCCCCGGGCCGGGCTGGGACTGGCCGACATGCGCAGGCTCTGGCCGGAGCAGCCTCTGGTGCCGTCCATCCGGCTGTCCGAAGATCGACAGCGGTTCACCATCGATCCCGGCATGGTCCGCCACCACTTCTACGCCGACGTGCCCGCCCCGCTGGCCAAGGATGCCGCCGCACGCCTCTGTCCGGAGCCCGTGGTCCCGCAGCTGACGCCGCTGCCCGCGACCACCCGCGCCGAGGCGCTGCCGCGCCGCTACATCGTCTGCAGGCAGGACAACGCAATTCCCCCCGACTTCCAGCGCGAGATGAGCGCGGACTGGCCGCGCGCCCATGTGACCGAACTCGACACCTCGCATTCGCCGTTCCTCTCCGCACCGGACCGGCTCGCCGCGCTCCTGGACCGTATGGCAACCGACTGA
- the pcaC gene encoding 4-carboxymuconolactone decarboxylase translates to MSERFDEGMKVRREVLGDEWVDKASAGGIDAFQQLITESAWGTVWASDGLARRDRSLVTLALLAGLGNWEELRLHLHACRNTGATREEVLEVFQHVAIYAGVPRANHARKIAKDVWAGQDD, encoded by the coding sequence ATGTCTGAGCGTTTCGACGAGGGCATGAAGGTCCGGCGCGAGGTGCTGGGCGACGAATGGGTCGACAAGGCGTCCGCCGGCGGGATCGACGCGTTCCAGCAGCTCATCACCGAATCCGCGTGGGGCACGGTCTGGGCGTCGGACGGGCTCGCCCGGCGGGACCGGTCGCTCGTCACGCTGGCCCTGCTCGCGGGTCTCGGCAACTGGGAGGAGCTCAGGCTCCACCTCCACGCTTGCCGCAACACCGGCGCCACCCGCGAGGAAGTCCTCGAAGTGTTCCAGCATGTCGCGATCTACGCCGGCGTCCCGCGCGCCAATCACGCGCGCAAGATCGCGAAAGACGTCTGGGCCGGGCAGGACGACTGA
- the pcaD gene encoding 3-oxoadipate enol-lactonase translates to MQDHRVDRGGLSIHARISGSEDANAPTVVFANSLGTDLRIWDDVVAHLPETLRIVRFDKRGHGLSSVPPAPYAMGALVTDAEAVCDELDVRDCVFVGLSIGGLIAQGLAVKRMDIVRAMVLSNTAAKIGTPSLWEARIEAVKAHGMDNLADGVMERWFSRRFRESDDLATWRQHLIDCPPEGYIGCCAAISGTDFYSSTASLRLPTLVIAGSEDKATPPDLVRETADLIPGARFELMRGSGHLPCIEHPQDYADLLTGFLKEIGHV, encoded by the coding sequence ATGCAGGATCATCGCGTGGACCGTGGTGGCTTGAGCATTCATGCCAGAATCAGCGGCTCAGAGGATGCAAATGCACCCACCGTGGTCTTTGCAAATTCGCTCGGCACCGACCTCCGGATCTGGGATGACGTGGTCGCCCATCTGCCCGAAACGCTCCGCATCGTGCGCTTCGACAAGCGCGGGCACGGGCTGTCCTCGGTTCCGCCGGCACCCTACGCGATGGGCGCGCTCGTCACCGACGCGGAAGCGGTCTGCGATGAACTCGACGTCCGGGACTGCGTTTTTGTCGGGCTTTCGATCGGCGGATTGATCGCGCAGGGCCTCGCCGTCAAGCGGATGGACATCGTTCGTGCAATGGTGCTTTCGAACACTGCCGCGAAAATCGGAACGCCCTCTCTCTGGGAGGCCCGGATCGAGGCGGTGAAGGCCCACGGCATGGACAATCTCGCCGACGGCGTGATGGAGCGCTGGTTCTCCCGCCGCTTTCGCGAGAGCGACGACCTTGCCACGTGGCGGCAGCATCTCATCGACTGCCCGCCGGAAGGTTACATCGGCTGCTGCGCCGCGATCTCGGGCACCGACTTCTACAGCTCGACCGCCAGCCTGCGGCTGCCGACCCTCGTTATCGCCGGATCCGAAGACAAGGCGACGCCGCCCGACCTCGTCCGCGAGACGGCGGACCTGATCCCCGGTGCGCGGTTCGAACTGATGCGCGGTAGCGGACACCTGCCCTGTATCGAACATCCGCAGGACTACGCGGATCTTCTCACCGGCTTCCTGAAGGAGATCGGCCATGTCTGA
- a CDS encoding endonuclease/exonuclease/phosphatase family protein — protein sequence MKRFTLASFNVKNLIGPDEEYYRFERYTPEEYAWKEDWLADQLMSLNADIVGFQEIFEEPALARVIAESDARGIASNDTSLPDRSQRYHRKAIFRKLAYEPYTDATLAFAPNVSDGEPGERRPGLAILSRYGFTEPPEVVQQLDEPLRVDFREVFGPEAGHFELTRVSRPIMKARIPVGDQVVTIFNCHLKSKLGEFDRPQGALFAPEQDLLNYDPAGRALGAMRAGLRRMGEAWLLRRLILDELEQDRPVLVLGDFNDSDHSVSTEIISGEVPFRNYAWMRRHDATTPYERYTEQEATRIKEDVERVRLHSAEKLFVRKALRDMVYTASFGGIYESIDMILMSRHFHPDFAGRIGEMEYFSVLNDHLTDGSFPEAPYNKLASDHGQIMAHFRLGDTAPG from the coding sequence ATGAAACGCTTCACCCTCGCCAGCTTCAACGTGAAGAACCTCATCGGCCCCGACGAGGAATACTACCGGTTCGAGAGATACACGCCCGAGGAATATGCCTGGAAAGAGGACTGGCTCGCCGACCAGCTCATGTCGCTGAACGCCGACATCGTCGGCTTCCAGGAGATCTTCGAAGAACCCGCCCTCGCCCGTGTCATCGCCGAAAGCGACGCGCGCGGCATTGCCTCCAACGACACGTCGCTGCCCGACCGCTCGCAGCGCTACCACCGCAAGGCGATATTCCGGAAACTGGCCTACGAGCCCTACACCGACGCAACCCTAGCCTTCGCGCCGAACGTCTCCGACGGCGAACCGGGAGAGAGGCGGCCCGGGCTCGCCATCCTGTCCCGCTACGGCTTCACCGAACCGCCCGAGGTGGTCCAGCAGCTCGACGAGCCGCTCCGCGTCGACTTCCGGGAAGTCTTCGGGCCCGAGGCTGGCCATTTCGAACTGACCCGCGTTTCGCGCCCGATCATGAAGGCCCGGATCCCGGTCGGCGACCAGGTCGTCACCATCTTCAACTGTCACCTGAAATCGAAGCTGGGAGAGTTCGACCGCCCCCAAGGCGCGCTCTTCGCGCCCGAGCAGGACCTGCTGAACTACGATCCCGCGGGCCGCGCGCTCGGCGCGATGCGGGCCGGGCTGCGCCGGATGGGCGAGGCCTGGCTGCTGCGCCGCCTGATCCTCGACGAACTGGAGCAGGACCGGCCGGTCCTCGTGCTCGGCGACTTCAACGATTCCGACCACTCCGTCTCGACCGAGATCATTTCGGGCGAGGTGCCGTTCCGCAATTACGCCTGGATGCGCCGCCACGACGCAACCACCCCTTACGAGCGCTACACCGAACAGGAAGCGACGCGAATCAAGGAGGACGTCGAGCGGGTCCGCCTGCATTCGGCGGAGAAGCTGTTCGTCCGCAAGGCGCTCCGCGACATGGTCTATACCGCCAGCTTCGGCGGCATCTACGAGTCGATCGACATGATCCTGATGTCCCGGCACTTCCACCCGGACTTCGCCGGGCGGATCGGCGAGATGGAGTACTTCTCCGTGCTGAACGACCACCTCACGGACGGCTCGTTCCCGGAGGCGCCCTACAACAAGCTCGCCTCCGATCACGGACAGATCATGGCCCACTTCCGTCTCGGCGACACCGCTCCCGGGTGA
- a CDS encoding threonine ammonia-lyase, with translation MNIDMIRAAAGRIAGKARRTPLLSSPFLDEIAGRRVFVKAECLQHTGSFKFRGAYAAISAIPEATRAAGILAYSSGNHAQGVALAAKMHGVSSVIVMPSDAPALKLANTAAYGAEVVTYDRDKESREEIGSALAEDRGLTLVRPYDEPEVIAGQGTTGLEIAEDAAALGISRADVMVCCGGGGLTSGIALALEAEAPGLRVRPAEPEGFDDVTRSLEAHEVQTNDRLSGSICDAIVTPAPGKLTFPILDRLAGPGLVVSDEEALRAVALAFQRLKIVVEPGGAVALAAALFRPDAFEGDAVFAVTTGGNIDAATFARALETLT, from the coding sequence ATGAACATCGACATGATCCGGGCCGCGGCCGGCCGCATCGCCGGCAAGGCCCGCCGCACGCCGCTGCTGTCGTCCCCGTTCCTCGACGAGATCGCGGGACGCAGGGTCTTCGTGAAGGCCGAGTGCCTCCAGCATACCGGCAGCTTCAAGTTCCGCGGGGCCTACGCCGCGATCTCCGCGATCCCCGAGGCGACGCGCGCCGCCGGAATCCTCGCCTATTCCAGCGGCAACCACGCGCAGGGCGTCGCGCTTGCCGCGAAGATGCACGGTGTCTCGTCCGTCATCGTCATGCCCTCCGACGCGCCCGCGCTGAAGCTCGCCAACACCGCCGCCTACGGGGCGGAAGTCGTCACCTACGACCGTGACAAGGAAAGCCGCGAGGAGATCGGCAGCGCGCTGGCCGAGGACCGCGGACTGACCCTCGTCCGGCCCTACGACGAGCCCGAGGTGATCGCCGGTCAAGGCACGACGGGCCTTGAGATCGCGGAAGACGCCGCGGCGCTCGGGATCAGCAGGGCCGACGTCATGGTCTGCTGCGGCGGGGGCGGCCTGACCTCGGGCATCGCACTCGCGCTCGAGGCGGAGGCTCCCGGCCTGCGCGTCCGCCCGGCAGAGCCCGAGGGCTTCGACGACGTGACCCGTTCGCTCGAGGCGCACGAAGTCCAGACAAACGACCGGCTGTCGGGCTCGATCTGCGACGCGATCGTCACGCCCGCGCCGGGCAAGCTCACCTTCCCGATCCTCGACCGCCTCGCCGGTCCCGGCCTCGTCGTCAGCGACGAGGAAGCTCTGCGCGCCGTTGCGCTCGCGTTCCAGCGGCTCAAGATCGTGGTGGAGCCCGGCGGCGCCGTCGCGCTCGCCGCCGCCCTGTTCAGGCCCGACGCATTCGAGGGCGACGCGGTCTTCGCCGTCACCACCGGGGGCAACATCGATGCGGCCACCTTCGCGCGAGCACTGGAGACGCTGACATGA
- a CDS encoding alpha/beta fold hydrolase, which yields MPRFTTSDGLSLHYTAEGAGPPVLCLAGLTRNADDFAYLARALPEYRLIRLDYRGRGRSDRAADFESYTVEREGQDAIELLDHLDLGTVPLIGTSRGGLIGMTLAQSNGDRLSAIVLNDIGPVIEHEGLANIMTYLGRRPDLPDLEAGAQHLMEVNADTFPGVPLERWREEAAARWTETPDGLDLRYDPRLRDALEQGSGSGLYDPWVAIGGLIERPVGIIRGENSDILSEATVTEMVARIPDSRAVTLADRGHVPFLDEPEAVDLIRSTLESA from the coding sequence ATGCCGCGCTTCACGACCTCCGACGGGCTCAGCCTGCATTACACGGCCGAGGGCGCGGGGCCGCCCGTGCTCTGCCTCGCCGGGCTGACCCGCAATGCGGACGACTTCGCCTACCTCGCCCGTGCCCTGCCCGAATACCGGCTGATCCGCCTCGACTACCGGGGCCGGGGCCGCTCCGACCGAGCCGCCGATTTCGAGAGCTACACTGTCGAGCGCGAGGGTCAGGACGCGATCGAGTTGCTGGACCACCTCGACCTCGGGACGGTGCCGCTGATCGGCACGTCGCGCGGCGGGCTGATCGGCATGACCCTCGCCCAGTCGAACGGCGACCGGCTCTCGGCCATCGTGCTGAACGACATCGGCCCGGTGATCGAACACGAGGGCCTCGCCAACATCATGACCTACCTCGGACGGCGCCCGGACCTGCCCGACCTCGAGGCCGGCGCCCAACACCTGATGGAGGTGAATGCCGACACCTTCCCCGGCGTCCCGCTCGAGCGCTGGCGCGAAGAGGCCGCCGCCCGCTGGACCGAGACTCCCGACGGGCTCGACCTGCGCTACGACCCGCGCCTGCGGGACGCGCTCGAACAGGGGTCCGGCAGCGGCCTCTACGATCCCTGGGTCGCGATCGGCGGCCTGATCGAGCGCCCGGTCGGCATCATCCGGGGCGAAAATTCCGACATCCTGTCGGAAGCCACCGTGACGGAGATGGTCGCCCGCATCCCCGACAGCCGCGCCGTGACCCTCGCCGACCGGGGCCACGTCCCGTTCCTCGACGAGCCCGAAGCGGTCGACCTGATCCGCAGCACGCTGGAGAGCGCATGA
- a CDS encoding haloacid dehalogenase type II has product MTITTCIFDAYGTLLDVNAAARTAAAEPGHERLSDAWPALSEAWRRKQLEYSWLRAVADRHTDFWEVTRDALDWAMEATDLDDAILRDRLLDLYRTLDAYPEVPATLAALKDRGLATGILSNGSPAMLSTAVRSAGIEGSLDHVLSVESVGVYKPHPSVYALVTDSFGCTRDDVLFVSSNGWDIAGASAFGFRTLWVNRTGQPQDRLFAGPNATAPDLTSMEDHL; this is encoded by the coding sequence ATGACCATCACGACCTGCATCTTCGACGCCTACGGCACCCTTCTGGACGTCAACGCCGCCGCGCGCACCGCTGCGGCGGAGCCCGGCCACGAACGCCTGTCCGACGCGTGGCCCGCGCTCTCCGAGGCGTGGCGGCGCAAACAGCTCGAATACAGCTGGCTGCGCGCCGTCGCCGACCGTCACACCGATTTCTGGGAGGTGACGCGCGATGCACTCGACTGGGCGATGGAGGCGACCGACCTCGACGACGCAATCCTGCGCGACCGCCTTCTCGACCTCTACCGGACGCTCGACGCCTACCCGGAGGTGCCCGCGACGCTCGCCGCGCTGAAGGACCGGGGCCTCGCCACCGGGATCCTCTCGAACGGGTCGCCCGCGATGCTGTCGACCGCCGTCCGCTCCGCCGGTATCGAAGGCTCGCTCGACCATGTGCTGTCGGTGGAGAGTGTGGGCGTCTACAAACCCCACCCTTCCGTCTATGCGCTGGTCACCGACAGCTTCGGCTGCACCCGGGACGACGTTCTGTTCGTCTCCTCCAACGGCTGGGACATCGCCGGCGCATCCGCGTTCGGCTTCCGCACCCTCTGGGTGAACCGCACCGGTCAGCCGCAGGACCGCCTTTTTGCCGGGCCGAACGCCACAGCGCCCGATCTCACCTCTATGGAGGACCATCTCTGA
- a CDS encoding FKBP-type peptidyl-prolyl cis-trans isomerase, with protein sequence MTQAKSGDTVRIHYTGTLEGGETFDSSAGKDPLEFELGSGQIIPGLDAAIPGMEVGDKKTVDVPCAEAYGEADPSARQSVPRGQIPDDIPTDPGTRLQMQTPQGQVVPVTVIEANESEVTLDANHPLAGKDLKFDIELVEVKSA encoded by the coding sequence ATGACGCAGGCCAAGAGCGGCGACACTGTGCGCATCCACTACACCGGAACTCTCGAAGGCGGAGAAACCTTCGACAGCTCTGCCGGGAAAGACCCGCTGGAGTTCGAACTCGGCTCCGGCCAGATCATCCCCGGCCTCGACGCGGCGATCCCCGGCATGGAAGTCGGCGACAAGAAGACCGTCGACGTGCCTTGCGCGGAAGCCTACGGCGAAGCCGATCCGAGCGCCCGGCAATCCGTGCCGCGCGGCCAGATTCCCGATGACATCCCGACCGACCCGGGCACCCGTCTGCAGATGCAGACGCCGCAGGGCCAGGTCGTTCCGGTGACGGTCATCGAGGCGAACGAGTCCGAGGTCACGCTGGATGCCAATCACCCGCTGGCCGGCAAGGACCTGAAGTTCGACATCGAACTGGTCGAGGTCAAGTCCGCCTGA
- a CDS encoding MFS transporter, producing the protein MFAFAIHGATLGALVSRLPELQRGLALSEGAFGLALLAMSVGVFLGNIVVAPFIERWGARTACIVSAILFACLTVPTALTTGLVTLSAALFLFGLALSSGNVSINVAGTAIERRHESSIMNRLHGSWGIGFLVATMIAPLLIAAGVSPLAQFVGAAVILSGLAIVMLAPMSDPESAAESVLKKKRFAVPSSAVWMVALAAMAGGVLEGIARNWSVIYLRDTLDAAEAVAAVALPVFTVMLTLGRLSGDWAVTRFGAVRVGQGASVLLLAGVLLLAAASSPVVAMVALGLVGAGTSVAIPLGFSACGRIDGGSATTLAAYSLLSTIMNSSGSPIYGLLAQVTDLRMALLFFVPIIVLSLLMSGRFGRQESDDLQPA; encoded by the coding sequence ATGTTCGCCTTCGCGATCCATGGCGCGACGCTCGGCGCGCTCGTCTCGCGACTGCCTGAGTTGCAGCGCGGGCTGGCGCTTTCGGAGGGGGCCTTCGGGCTTGCCCTGCTGGCAATGAGCGTCGGCGTGTTCCTCGGCAACATCGTGGTCGCGCCGTTCATCGAACGGTGGGGCGCGCGCACGGCCTGCATCGTCAGCGCGATCCTGTTCGCCTGTCTCACGGTCCCGACCGCACTCACCACGGGTCTGGTGACATTGTCGGCCGCGCTGTTCCTGTTCGGCCTCGCGCTGTCGTCCGGCAACGTGTCGATCAACGTCGCCGGCACCGCGATCGAGCGGCGGCACGAGTCGTCCATCATGAACCGGCTGCACGGCAGCTGGGGGATCGGCTTTCTCGTCGCCACGATGATCGCGCCGCTGCTGATTGCGGCGGGTGTTTCGCCGCTGGCGCAATTCGTCGGTGCGGCGGTCATCCTGTCCGGTCTGGCGATCGTCATGCTCGCCCCCATGAGCGATCCGGAGAGCGCGGCGGAGTCGGTTCTGAAGAAGAAGCGATTCGCCGTTCCGAGTTCTGCGGTCTGGATGGTCGCGCTTGCCGCGATGGCCGGCGGCGTGCTGGAAGGCATCGCCCGGAACTGGAGCGTGATCTACCTGCGCGACACGCTGGATGCGGCTGAGGCGGTCGCTGCTGTGGCCCTGCCGGTCTTCACCGTGATGCTGACGCTCGGCCGGTTGAGCGGCGACTGGGCCGTGACCCGTTTCGGAGCGGTCCGGGTGGGTCAGGGCGCGTCCGTCCTGCTGCTCGCCGGGGTGCTGCTTCTCGCCGCTGCGTCTAGCCCGGTTGTGGCGATGGTCGCGCTGGGCCTCGTCGGGGCGGGGACGAGCGTCGCGATCCCGCTCGGCTTTTCGGCCTGCGGACGGATCGACGGCGGCAGCGCAACGACGCTCGCCGCCTATTCGCTGCTGTCGACGATCATGAATTCGAGCGGATCGCCGATCTACGGTCTGCTGGCGCAGGTGACGGACCTGCGGATGGCGCTGCTGTTCTTCGTGCCGATCATCGTCCTTTCCCTGCTCATGTCCGGACGCTTTGGCCGACAGGAGAGCGACGACCTGCAGCCAGCCTGA